In one Streptomyces marincola genomic region, the following are encoded:
- a CDS encoding rhamnogalacturonan lyase family protein, which translates to MSRRTLAVMLATALATALLVAFPAPRAAAATIDTNASYALINRHSGKALDVHNRATDDGAGIVQWARNDGAWQQWQFVESGGGWYRLKSRHSGKVLDISGFSTADGADVIQWTDNGTANQEFRVEDMDGGHIQLINRNSGKALEVWERSTADGGRISQYTDNDGANQQWRLVELGGGSPQPEGDRRMESLGRGVVAVRSNQTDVMVSWRLLGLDPQGIGFNVYRSTGGGSWGKLNGQVLTGGTNYVDRSANLSRSNSYRVAPVIDGQEQQPSGAFTLGADHAIEPVVRVPMRDGGPVKFVWAGDLDGDGEYDYVVDRQTSPQRLEAYRSDGQFLWQVNMGPNSQNQDNIEGGSSTINVGHNDGVTVYDFDSDGRAEVAVRIANGVTFGDGTTFSRSNNNHQFIAILDGPTGALRASAQVPTDYLSDGPMYARFGVGYLNGTTPSLVAYMKNRVGDGGFNLMMTAWNFDGSEVRMGWKWLRGNQNAPDGHNTRIIDIDGDGKDEIVEIGFVLDGDGTLRYSLGDQGVVHGDRFHIADMDPGRPGLEGYGVQQRNPSGLQEYYYDAASGDMIWRHFGNADDVGRGMAGDIDPRHPGMEVWSFYGLYNAPTNRLTEPDTSLRPWPQLGLWWDGDLSMELLNSGKIEKWDPQNPTPTGRLPRLVSTWNYGAVTAAQGGPTLVGDLFGDWREEAVYTNAAHNELIIFTTDQPTSTRLYTLAHNPAYRNAMTLKGYMQSHHVDYFLGNGMRTPPRPAITY; encoded by the coding sequence ATGTCGCGAAGGACACTGGCCGTAATGCTCGCCACCGCCCTCGCCACGGCACTGCTCGTCGCGTTCCCCGCTCCGCGGGCAGCGGCGGCGACCATCGACACCAACGCTTCCTACGCGCTGATCAACCGGCACAGCGGTAAGGCGCTGGACGTCCACAACCGGGCCACCGATGACGGGGCCGGGATCGTGCAGTGGGCGCGCAACGACGGCGCCTGGCAACAGTGGCAGTTCGTCGAGTCCGGCGGCGGCTGGTACCGCCTGAAGTCCCGGCACAGCGGCAAGGTGCTGGACATCTCCGGCTTCTCCACCGCCGACGGCGCCGACGTCATCCAGTGGACCGACAACGGAACCGCCAACCAGGAGTTCCGTGTGGAGGACATGGACGGCGGGCACATCCAGCTGATCAACCGCAACAGCGGCAAGGCACTTGAGGTGTGGGAGCGGTCCACCGCGGACGGCGGCCGGATCTCCCAGTACACCGACAACGACGGCGCCAACCAGCAATGGCGGCTCGTCGAGCTCGGCGGCGGCTCCCCCCAGCCGGAGGGCGACCGGCGGATGGAGTCGCTGGGCCGCGGCGTCGTGGCCGTGCGCTCCAACCAGACGGATGTCATGGTGAGCTGGCGGTTGCTGGGGCTGGACCCGCAGGGCATCGGCTTCAACGTCTACCGCTCCACCGGCGGAGGTTCCTGGGGCAAGCTCAACGGCCAGGTTCTGACCGGGGGCACCAACTACGTCGACAGGTCCGCCAACCTGTCACGGTCCAACAGCTACCGTGTGGCACCGGTGATCGACGGTCAGGAACAGCAGCCGAGCGGGGCCTTCACCCTCGGCGCCGACCACGCCATCGAACCGGTGGTCCGGGTGCCGATGCGCGACGGCGGCCCGGTGAAGTTCGTCTGGGCCGGCGACCTCGATGGCGACGGCGAGTACGACTACGTGGTGGACCGGCAGACCTCCCCCCAGCGGCTGGAGGCCTACCGCAGTGACGGGCAGTTCCTGTGGCAGGTCAACATGGGGCCCAACAGCCAGAACCAGGACAACATCGAGGGCGGGTCGTCCACCATCAACGTGGGCCACAACGACGGAGTCACCGTTTACGACTTCGACAGCGACGGCCGCGCGGAGGTGGCGGTGCGGATCGCCAATGGCGTCACCTTCGGGGACGGCACCACCTTCTCCCGCTCCAACAACAACCACCAGTTCATCGCCATCCTCGACGGCCCGACCGGCGCCCTGCGCGCCTCCGCCCAGGTCCCGACGGACTACCTGTCCGACGGCCCGATGTACGCGCGGTTCGGAGTGGGGTACCTCAACGGGACCACGCCGAGCCTGGTGGCGTACATGAAGAACCGGGTCGGCGACGGAGGCTTCAACCTCATGATGACCGCCTGGAACTTCGACGGCAGCGAGGTCCGCATGGGGTGGAAGTGGCTGCGCGGCAACCAGAACGCGCCTGACGGGCACAACACCCGCATCATCGACATCGACGGTGACGGCAAGGACGAGATCGTCGAGATCGGCTTCGTCCTCGACGGAGACGGCACCCTGCGCTACTCGCTGGGGGACCAGGGCGTCGTCCACGGCGACCGCTTCCACATCGCCGACATGGACCCAGGCCGTCCGGGCCTGGAAGGCTATGGCGTGCAGCAGCGGAACCCCAGCGGCTTGCAGGAGTACTACTACGACGCCGCGAGCGGCGACATGATCTGGAGGCACTTCGGGAACGCCGACGATGTGGGACGCGGCATGGCGGGCGACATCGACCCGCGCCACCCCGGCATGGAGGTCTGGTCCTTCTACGGCCTCTACAACGCACCCACCAACCGGCTCACGGAGCCGGACACGTCGCTGAGGCCCTGGCCGCAGCTGGGCCTGTGGTGGGACGGCGACCTCTCGATGGAACTGCTCAACAGCGGCAAGATCGAGAAGTGGGACCCGCAGAACCCGACGCCGACCGGAAGGCTGCCGCGGTTGGTCTCCACCTGGAACTACGGCGCGGTCACCGCCGCTCAGGGCGGACCCACCCTCGTCGGCGACCTCTTCGGTGACTGGCGCGAGGAGGCTGTGTACACCAACGCGGCCCACAACGAGCTGATCATCTTCACCACCGACCAGCCGACCAGTACCCGGCTGTACACGCTGGCGCACAACCCGGCCTACCGCAACGCCATGACGTTGAAGGGCTACATGCAGTCCCACCACGTCGACTACTTCCTCGGGAACGGCATGAGGACCCCACCGAGGCCGGCCATCACCTACTGA
- a CDS encoding Rid family hydrolase, with protein MSTVTFGITPGYGEKLHEALGYSGAVRVGDRVEISGQAGVDDDLVVPDALEDEIVLAFDNVERTLATVGATWRDVIHVNSYHKVAPGDDVIGEDHNRVMAEQFRRRLGGRAPIWTETGVTVLGLAAMRVEIRVTAVVGSGN; from the coding sequence ATGAGCACCGTCACCTTCGGCATCACCCCCGGCTACGGCGAGAAGCTGCACGAGGCCCTCGGCTACAGCGGGGCCGTCCGCGTCGGGGACCGGGTCGAGATCTCCGGCCAGGCCGGCGTCGACGACGACCTGGTCGTTCCCGACGCGCTGGAGGACGAGATCGTCCTGGCTTTCGACAACGTGGAACGCACGCTCGCCACGGTCGGCGCGACCTGGCGGGACGTCATCCACGTGAACTCCTACCACAAGGTCGCGCCGGGGGACGACGTCATCGGAGAGGACCACAACAGGGTCATGGCCGAGCAGTTCCGCCGTCGCCTCGGCGGCCGGGCGCCGATCTGGACCGAGACCGGCGTCACGGTCCTCGGCCTCGCCGCCATGCGCGTGGAGATCCGCGTCACCGCCGTCGTGGGCTCCGGGAACTGA
- a CDS encoding DUF6247 family protein: MTERAAEPSGPLIPMPEKTPAALRVAVGRLAPGTLTTFDQHWDEAMRQARDAYTRTPPRAFVEHWWAWVGVARHPHRPARFRECERIVSESDDRAERRAAAAELAAILAEAAAA, translated from the coding sequence ATGACCGAGCGCGCCGCAGAGCCCAGTGGCCCCCTCATTCCCATGCCGGAAAAGACCCCCGCTGCGCTCCGCGTCGCTGTCGGACGCCTCGCCCCTGGAACCCTCACAACATTCGACCAGCACTGGGACGAGGCGATGCGCCAAGCCCGCGACGCGTACACCCGCACTCCGCCCCGCGCCTTCGTCGAGCACTGGTGGGCATGGGTCGGAGTCGCCCGTCACCCGCATCGCCCGGCCCGCTTCCGTGAGTGCGAGCGCATCGTCAGCGAGTCGGACGACCGCGCCGAACGCCGCGCCGCCGCGGCCGAGTTGGCGGCCATCCTCGCCGAGGCCGCCGCCGCGTGA
- a CDS encoding S8 family peptidase, which translates to MTATVAAAALAAGWTTPATAQEGESRAPGARAGEHAPVTLITGDQVLFETDGTFAGIAAAPGRESVVTRTATLGGDTYVLPRDVMPLIADGTLDRELFNVSELSRAEYRALDGLPLIVTYEGERDRVRALDAAADRTVLEAVNGEALTVAADEAPAFWNALTDPRDRGTLAAVRGVATVSLDGLVTKSLADSVPQVGAPEAWEAGYDGTGTTIAVLDTGIDATHPDLDGQVVAARNFSGSDSAEDRDGHGTHVASTAAGGGAAPGVAPGASLLNGKVLDDTGFGRESDIIEAMQWAVDSGADIVNMSLGTDDGPGIDPMEEAVNTLSAQSDTLFVIAAGNSGPHAGTVGSPGSAAAALTVGAVDKSGALADFSSVGPVIGNAALKPDVTAPGVDIRAAVPGGGYATLSGTSMATPHVAGAAALLAQAHPDWTGERIKAALTGSARPAAGLTAFQQGTGLIDVPAALTQTVTAEPLSLGTVTWPHEEAEPVTGDLTYTNHGDTDVTLRLTATGSGPDGSPAPEGMFTLGATEITVPAHGTATVPVTADTTPGGELYGGYSLLITGTGDGAERVPAVAGILREGETAELTVEATGRDGAPAGNWYSWLLDLETQDMYLLDASSPTLRLPVGDYVLDTTVEFFQPGADVPTGIDWLVQPHLSLTEDTTVAADAADAEPLDVTAPASAGEGMTLLTDVELIGPDGWPITIGTGGALPDGVETGQVGDPAEGWEINGYVSASWARPGVEYHTAIEQRGSFPTGLTHRTTQSDYARILTHAGASVPGVSGSLYTFPDLPTAFVAPQHELPYRAEVFVDADLDWSQFLFQDGSSHQSAFRAYQAGRSYQQKLGIGVIGPSFAALERSGNTIYGWTAPFTDGAGNWGFSEYDSAGTTLYRNGEPYAEAADILDVVEFEVPADEAEYELVTTFSRGAPVASVSTEVTSSFTFTSSGAGEEEWQELPASAVRFAPNLTSSSTSPAGRTVGVPVTVEGTGGALALEVSTDGGATWRDLPVTGGIARVTNPAAGGSVSFRAEVTDPAGNVTTQTIIDAYRTA; encoded by the coding sequence GTGACCGCCACGGTCGCCGCGGCGGCCCTGGCGGCCGGCTGGACAACACCGGCCACCGCACAGGAGGGGGAGTCCCGCGCGCCCGGCGCGCGGGCCGGGGAGCACGCACCGGTCACCCTGATCACCGGTGACCAGGTGCTCTTCGAGACCGACGGAACCTTCGCGGGCATCGCCGCCGCACCCGGCCGGGAGTCGGTGGTGACCCGCACCGCCACCCTCGGCGGGGACACCTACGTCCTGCCGCGCGACGTGATGCCGCTGATCGCCGACGGCACACTGGACCGCGAGCTGTTCAACGTCAGCGAGCTGAGCCGCGCCGAGTACCGCGCGCTGGACGGCCTGCCGCTGATCGTCACCTACGAAGGGGAGCGGGACCGCGTCCGCGCCCTGGACGCCGCCGCCGACAGGACCGTGCTTGAGGCCGTCAACGGCGAGGCGCTGACCGTCGCCGCCGACGAGGCCCCCGCGTTCTGGAACGCGCTCACCGACCCGCGGGACCGCGGCACGCTGGCCGCCGTGCGGGGAGTCGCCACCGTCTCGCTGGACGGCCTGGTCACCAAGTCGCTCGCCGACAGCGTGCCGCAGGTCGGCGCGCCCGAGGCGTGGGAGGCCGGCTACGACGGCACCGGCACCACCATCGCCGTTCTCGACACCGGCATCGACGCCACCCACCCGGACCTGGACGGCCAGGTCGTCGCCGCGCGGAACTTCTCCGGCTCCGACTCGGCCGAGGACCGCGACGGCCACGGCACCCACGTCGCCTCCACCGCCGCGGGCGGCGGCGCCGCCCCGGGCGTGGCGCCCGGCGCCTCGCTGCTCAACGGCAAGGTGCTGGACGACACCGGCTTCGGCCGGGAGTCGGACATCATCGAGGCCATGCAGTGGGCCGTCGATTCCGGCGCCGACATCGTCAACATGAGCCTCGGCACCGACGACGGCCCCGGCATCGACCCGATGGAGGAGGCCGTCAACACCCTCTCCGCGCAGAGCGACACGCTGTTCGTCATCGCCGCGGGCAACAGCGGCCCGCATGCCGGCACCGTGGGGTCCCCCGGCAGCGCCGCCGCCGCGCTCACCGTGGGCGCGGTGGACAAGTCCGGCGCGCTGGCCGACTTCTCCTCGGTCGGCCCGGTCATCGGGAACGCCGCCCTCAAGCCCGATGTGACGGCGCCCGGCGTGGACATCCGCGCGGCTGTCCCCGGCGGCGGCTACGCGACGCTCTCCGGCACCTCGATGGCCACCCCGCACGTGGCGGGTGCCGCCGCGCTGCTCGCCCAGGCCCACCCGGACTGGACCGGCGAACGGATCAAGGCCGCGCTGACCGGATCCGCCCGGCCCGCCGCCGGCCTCACCGCGTTCCAGCAGGGCACCGGCCTGATCGACGTGCCCGCCGCCCTCACCCAGACCGTCACCGCCGAGCCGCTGAGCCTCGGCACGGTGACCTGGCCGCACGAGGAGGCGGAGCCGGTCACCGGGGACCTCACCTACACCAACCACGGCGACACCGACGTCACCCTCCGGCTGACCGCCACCGGAAGCGGCCCGGACGGATCCCCGGCCCCCGAGGGGATGTTCACCCTCGGCGCCACCGAGATCACGGTGCCCGCGCACGGCACCGCCACCGTCCCGGTCACCGCCGACACCACCCCCGGCGGCGAACTGTACGGCGGATACAGCCTGTTGATCACCGGGACCGGTGACGGAGCGGAGCGCGTTCCCGCGGTCGCCGGCATCCTCCGCGAGGGCGAGACGGCCGAGCTGACCGTCGAGGCCACCGGCCGGGACGGCGCCCCCGCCGGCAACTGGTACAGCTGGCTGCTGGACCTGGAGACCCAGGACATGTACCTCCTGGACGCCTCCTCGCCCACCCTGCGACTGCCGGTCGGCGACTACGTCCTCGACACCACCGTGGAGTTCTTCCAGCCGGGCGCCGATGTGCCCACCGGCATCGACTGGCTGGTGCAGCCGCATCTGTCGCTCACCGAGGACACCACCGTCGCCGCCGACGCCGCCGACGCCGAGCCGCTGGACGTCACGGCGCCCGCCTCGGCGGGCGAGGGCATGACGCTGCTCACCGACGTGGAGCTGATCGGCCCGGACGGATGGCCCATCACCATCGGCACCGGCGGAGCTCTCCCCGACGGCGTGGAGACCGGCCAGGTGGGGGACCCGGCCGAGGGCTGGGAGATCAACGGCTACGTGTCCGCCTCGTGGGCCCGCCCGGGCGTCGAGTACCACACGGCGATCGAGCAGCGGGGGTCGTTCCCCACCGGGCTGACGCACCGCACGACGCAGTCCGACTACGCGCGGATCCTCACCCACGCGGGAGCGTCGGTGCCGGGCGTCAGCGGCTCCCTCTACACCTTCCCTGACCTGCCGACGGCCTTCGTGGCCCCCCAGCATGAATTGCCGTACCGTGCCGAGGTGTTCGTGGACGCGGACCTCGACTGGTCCCAGTTCCTCTTCCAGGACGGGTCCAGCCACCAGTCCGCATTCCGTGCCTATCAGGCCGGCCGCAGCTACCAGCAGAAGCTGGGCATCGGGGTGATCGGCCCGTCCTTCGCCGCCCTGGAGCGCTCGGGCAACACGATCTACGGCTGGACCGCCCCGTTCACCGACGGCGCGGGCAACTGGGGCTTCAGCGAGTACGACAGCGCGGGCACCACGCTCTACCGGAACGGTGAGCCCTACGCCGAGGCGGCGGACATCCTGGACGTCGTGGAGTTCGAGGTGCCGGCGGACGAGGCGGAGTACGAGCTGGTGACCACCTTCAGCCGCGGCGCGCCGGTGGCGTCCGTGAGCACGGAGGTCACGTCCTCGTTCACCTTCACCTCCTCGGGGGCGGGCGAGGAGGAATGGCAGGAGCTGCCCGCGTCGGCGGTCCGCTTCGCGCCGAACCTGACCTCCTCAAGCACCTCGCCGGCCGGCCGCACGGTCGGCGTGCCGGTCACCGTCGAGGGCACCGGCGGCGCGCTGGCGCTTGAGGTCTCCACCGACGGCGGCGCCACCTGGCGCGATCTCCCCGTCACCGGCGGGATCGCCCGCGTGACCAACCCGGCGGCGGGCGGCAGCGTGTCGTTCCGCGCCGAGGTCACCGACCCGGCGGGCAATGTCACCACCCAGACCATCATCGACGCCTACCGCACGGCCTGA
- a CDS encoding S1 family peptidase, with the protein MTARFRHRLKAALALAAATIGILASAPAATAAPGSELSTRIVGGTPATTDDHPYVMQITGTGSVYVPFCGGALVAPTKVVTAAHCVRDRTPAQINVMGDRTERMGSGTLRAVADIWVHPDDNGTTKVGDIAVLTLAEEMPYATIPFAGPDDADLYTSGTMAQVFGWGFLSENGTVPSQLMKAEVPVVSDADCEAAYATYRIQVDGTAMVCAGYPEGGVDACRSDSGGPLVAEGVLIGVVSWGNGCARPGYYGVYSDVLAYSADVAAQIAA; encoded by the coding sequence ATGACTGCTCGCTTCCGCCACCGTCTCAAGGCAGCCCTGGCCCTCGCCGCCGCGACCATCGGCATTCTGGCATCCGCCCCCGCCGCGACCGCTGCCCCCGGCTCCGAGCTCTCCACCCGCATCGTCGGCGGCACGCCCGCGACCACCGACGACCACCCCTACGTCATGCAGATCACCGGCACCGGCTCCGTCTATGTCCCGTTCTGCGGCGGCGCCCTGGTCGCGCCCACGAAGGTCGTCACGGCCGCCCACTGCGTCAGAGACCGGACACCCGCGCAGATCAACGTCATGGGAGACCGCACCGAGCGAATGGGCAGCGGCACGCTGAGGGCGGTGGCCGACATCTGGGTGCACCCGGACGACAACGGGACGACGAAGGTCGGCGACATCGCGGTGCTCACCCTCGCCGAGGAAATGCCGTACGCGACCATCCCGTTCGCAGGACCGGACGACGCCGACCTCTACACCTCCGGCACGATGGCCCAGGTCTTCGGCTGGGGCTTCCTCTCGGAGAACGGCACGGTTCCCTCGCAGTTGATGAAGGCCGAGGTCCCGGTCGTCTCCGACGCGGACTGCGAGGCGGCCTACGCCACGTACCGGATCCAGGTCGACGGCACGGCCATGGTGTGCGCCGGCTATCCCGAGGGCGGCGTGGACGCCTGCCGGAGCGACAGCGGCGGGCCGCTGGTCGCCGAGGGCGTGCTGATCGGCGTCGTCTCCTGGGGCAACGGCTGTGCCCGGCCCGGCTACTACGGCGTCTACAGCGACGTACTCGCCTACAGCGCCGACGTTGCCGCGCAGATAGCGGCCTGA